One stretch of Vulpes lagopus strain Blue_001 chromosome 12, ASM1834538v1, whole genome shotgun sequence DNA includes these proteins:
- the UTS2R gene encoding urotensin-2 receptor → MPPPHPEEQHAQHQAQREAAQMALSPEPASGFPVLAVTGSTVPELSGAPDASPNGSWASPTEPSSLEDLVATGAIGAVLSAMGVVGVAGNAYTLVVMCRFLHASASMYVYVINLALADLLYLLSIPFIVATYVTKEWHFGDVGCRVLFSLDFLTMHASIFTLTVMSSERYAAVLRPLDTAQRSKGYRKVLALGTWLLALLLALPMMLAIRLVHRGPKSLCLPVWGQRAHRAYLTLLFGTSIVGPGVVIGLLYVRLARAYWLSQRASFAQTRRLPNPRVLYLILGIVLLFWACFLPFWLWQLLAQYRGAQPLTPRTARIVNYLTTCLTYGNSCVNPFLYTLLTKNYREYRQRSLRARAARGPMRAGHFPRCRVRFHRGSGHSLSSSGQQATETAAASQAAPTVLCA, encoded by the coding sequence ATGCCACCACCCCACCCAGAGGAGCAGCACGCCCAGCACCAAGCCCAGCGTGAGGCGGCACAGATGGCGCTGAGCCCCGAGCCAGCGAGCGGGTTCCCCGTGCTGGCTGTGACGGGCAGCACCGTCCCCGAGCTGTCGGGCGCCCCCGACGCCTCCCCCAACGGCTCATGGGCCAGCCCGACGGAGCCCAGCTCCCTGGAGGACCTGGTGGCCACCGGTGCCATCGGGGCAGTGCTCTCAGCCATGGGCGTGGTGGGCGTGGCAGGCAACGCGTACACGCTGGTGGTCATGTGCCGCTTCCTGCACGCCTCGGCCTCCATGTACGTGTACGTCATCAACCTGGCGCTGGCTGACCTCCTGTACCTGCTCAGCATCCCCTTCATCGTGGCCACCTACGTCACCAAGGAGTGGCACTTTGGCGACGTGGGCTGCCGCGTCCTCTTCAGCCTGGACTTCCTGACCATGCACGCCAGCATCTTCACGCTGACCGTCATGAGCAGTGAGCGCTACGCCGCGGTGCTGAGGCCGCTGGACACGGCGCAGCGCTCCAAGGGCTACCGCAAGGTCCTCGCGCTGGGCACGTGGCTGCTGGCGCTGCTGCTGGCGCTGCCCATGATGCTGGCCATCCGGCTGGTCCACAGGGGCCCCAAGAGCCTCTGCCTGCCGGTCTGGGGCCAGCGTGCCCACCGCGCCTACCTGACGCTGCTCTTCGGGACCAGCATCGTGGGGCCCGGCGTGGTCATCGGGCTGCTGTACGTGCGCCTGGCGCGGGCCTACTGGCTGTCCCAGCGGGCCTCCTTCGCTCAGACGCGGCGGCTGCCCAACCCCAGGGTGCTCTACCTCATCCTGGGCATCGTGCTGCTCTTCTGGGCCTGCTTCCTGCCCTTCTGGCTGTGGCAGCTCCTCGCCCAGTACCGGGGGGCCCAGCCGCTCACGCCCCGCACGGCGCGCATCGTCAACTACCTGACCACCTGCCTCACCTACGGCAACAGCTGCGTCAACCCCTTCCTCTACACGCTGCTCACCAAGAACTACCGCGAGTACCGCCAGCGCTCGCTGCGCGCCAGGGCCGCCCGTGGGCCCATGCGCGCCGGCCACTTCCCGCGGTGCCGTGTCCGCTTCCACCGTGGCTCCGGCCACTCGCTGTCCTCCAGTGGCCAGCAGGCCACGGAGACTGCCGCCGCGTCCCAGGCGGCCCCGACAGTGCTGTGCGCCTGA